From Echinicola soli, a single genomic window includes:
- a CDS encoding tyrosine-type recombinase/integrase, with translation MASIKYRLKSKLDKPVPVYVTISIKRGDAYYCKTGFFIHPRNWSSAKGYPKQNDEANKQMVKQLRVLEAFLMDRINEVQAAGASFSREFFDQQIDRCFNREESDDSDLFICHLDYIIQNAPSRKIKGRSKVGLSENTIKNYQTFKNILQEYEKVLKKPVRFMEIDLAFAERFKSWLFQTKKYSINNTGKCISLLKSIAKDAEKIGIKVNPKIHLIESLSESNEERNIVTLTFDDLEAIRKTKLEREALINARKWLLIGCEIGQRVGDLLQLTEKMIRDTGECRVFDVKQQKTGKVIPVPLTKEVERVLEEGFPHRISQAKFNEYIKEIGKTAELDEILEGKKFNKETKRKEPGKYPKHELITSHTCRRSFATNYYEKVPTTVLMGITGHSKESTFLSYINKPKDMDENAKMFLRYISAAQVSP, from the coding sequence ATGGCCAGTATTAAATATCGACTTAAAAGTAAATTGGATAAACCAGTTCCGGTTTATGTAACCATATCTATAAAAAGGGGAGATGCCTATTACTGCAAAACGGGTTTTTTCATACATCCCAGAAATTGGAGTAGTGCAAAGGGGTATCCCAAGCAAAATGATGAAGCAAACAAGCAAATGGTCAAGCAGCTTAGGGTGCTTGAAGCTTTTTTGATGGATCGGATCAATGAAGTCCAAGCAGCAGGAGCTTCGTTTTCCAGAGAGTTTTTTGATCAGCAAATAGATCGATGCTTCAATCGTGAGGAGTCAGATGATAGTGATTTGTTTATTTGTCATCTTGATTACATTATCCAAAATGCGCCAAGTAGGAAGATCAAGGGACGGAGTAAAGTGGGGCTGTCCGAGAACACGATTAAAAATTATCAAACGTTTAAAAATATCCTTCAGGAGTATGAGAAAGTGCTCAAAAAACCTGTTCGATTTATGGAAATAGACCTTGCCTTTGCCGAACGTTTTAAAAGCTGGCTGTTTCAAACAAAGAAATATTCCATCAATAACACAGGAAAGTGTATATCTCTACTAAAAAGTATCGCAAAAGATGCTGAAAAAATTGGAATTAAAGTCAATCCCAAGATTCACTTAATAGAGAGCCTTTCAGAGTCTAACGAAGAGAGAAATATAGTAACGCTTACGTTTGATGATCTAGAAGCAATCAGAAAAACTAAATTGGAAAGGGAGGCACTGATCAACGCTCGGAAATGGTTGCTGATAGGTTGTGAAATAGGACAACGGGTTGGTGATTTACTTCAACTAACGGAAAAGATGATTCGAGATACTGGGGAGTGCCGGGTATTCGATGTCAAGCAACAAAAAACAGGGAAGGTGATTCCTGTTCCCCTTACCAAGGAAGTGGAAAGGGTGTTAGAGGAAGGATTTCCTCATAGGATTAGCCAGGCGAAATTTAATGAGTATATTAAAGAAATAGGAAAAACAGCAGAACTTGACGAAATCCTGGAAGGAAAGAAGTTTAATAAGGAGACCAAAAGGAAAGAGCCGGGGAAATACCCGAAACATGAGCTCATTACCTCCCATACTTGCCGCAGGTCTTTTGCTACCAATTACTACGAGAAAGTGCCTACGACGGTCTTGATGGGGATTACAGGCCATTCCAAGGAAAGTACTTTTCTATCCTATATTAATAAGCCCAAGGATATGGATGAAAATGCCAAAATGTTTCTGCGGTATATTAGTGCTGCGCAAGTTAGTCCATAA
- a CDS encoding TlpA family protein disulfide reductase, with translation MRRFLIVLLISVISVSAFCQTPNGAAPLYNDLSDKLKKEEIMNALPLSLEMYRVYVPYFWDAHHRVLSKRLIEDDYGIKVLSFLKVLISKGDPEIKEMLTPLYLWGKVRYSNDSVRVNESFTDLTAYLEEGTGFANSKAETYMLMTLKELEDKPFVSKKRQQEVLKKVVANLEACECHESDNRDQLTLTERAWSRYLLAQSYHYRYEHFDQNPEYLGKSAQYSPDQMDLAEKRAFQMDAFLFTGQMELLKYRIEYFSWLDKEGEHAAALEQMASIAFAYPSDTNMKLLMNYYADHGGKQDFPVYWQAHINSQGAEVPNLKFRFSKHDKINFSDKQEKWLMFDFWGTWCPPCIKEMPEVQAFYHENLTRGGVPKLLVYTLSFMSENLSRFMDENDYTFPVAEIDRKDLNAFGVSSFPTKVLVTPEGQYVVIPLGADWKLFVKNYVLL, from the coding sequence ATGAGAAGATTTTTAATTGTACTGTTAATAAGTGTGATAAGCGTTTCGGCTTTTTGTCAAACGCCAAATGGAGCTGCTCCCTTGTACAATGACCTTAGTGATAAGCTGAAGAAAGAGGAAATCATGAACGCCCTTCCGCTTTCGCTGGAGATGTACCGTGTCTATGTCCCCTATTTTTGGGATGCTCATCACCGTGTATTGAGCAAACGGCTGATAGAAGACGATTATGGCATCAAGGTGTTAAGCTTTTTAAAGGTGCTTATTTCAAAGGGAGATCCCGAAATCAAGGAAATGCTGACACCATTGTATTTGTGGGGAAAGGTGCGCTACAGTAATGATTCAGTAAGGGTAAATGAGAGCTTTACGGATTTGACCGCTTATCTGGAGGAAGGTACTGGATTTGCAAATTCCAAAGCGGAGACCTACATGCTAATGACCTTGAAAGAGTTGGAAGACAAGCCGTTTGTTTCAAAGAAACGGCAGCAGGAAGTACTCAAAAAGGTAGTCGCAAACTTGGAAGCCTGCGAGTGTCATGAATCTGACAATAGAGACCAACTCACCTTGACTGAGAGAGCATGGAGCCGCTACTTGCTTGCCCAAAGTTATCATTATCGTTATGAGCATTTTGATCAAAATCCGGAATATTTGGGAAAATCAGCTCAATACAGTCCTGATCAGATGGATTTAGCGGAAAAGCGGGCTTTTCAGATGGATGCCTTTTTGTTTACAGGTCAAATGGAGCTTTTGAAGTACCGTATTGAATATTTTTCCTGGCTTGATAAAGAAGGAGAGCATGCTGCGGCCTTAGAGCAGATGGCGTCGATTGCCTTTGCCTATCCATCGGATACCAATATGAAATTGCTGATGAACTACTATGCCGATCACGGTGGAAAGCAGGATTTTCCGGTATACTGGCAGGCCCATATCAATAGTCAAGGTGCTGAGGTGCCCAATTTGAAGTTTCGCTTTTCTAAACACGACAAGATCAACTTTTCCGATAAACAAGAAAAATGGCTGATGTTTGACTTTTGGGGCACATGGTGTCCCCCCTGTATAAAGGAGATGCCGGAAGTACAGGCTTTTTACCATGAAAACCTTACAAGGGGAGGCGTTCCTAAGTTATTGGTCTATACACTTTCATTTATGTCTGAAAACCTTTCCCGCTTTATGGATGAGAATGACTATACTTTTCCCGTGGCTGAAATTGATCGTAAAGATTTGAATGCGTTTGGAGTATCTTCCTTTCCCACTAAGGTGTTGGTCACCCCGGAAGGGCAATATGTGGTCATTCCCTTGGGAGCGGACTGGAAGTTGTTTGTGAAAAATTACGTTTTACTATAA